The Salinicoccus sp. RF5 region GGCCGTCTTCTTGCCATAGTCCCCCTGTGTCAGACGGACGTTCTGGCCTTCTATGATGTCTATTGCTGGAATGATGTTCATCTATATGCCTCCTTCTATGGCCTGCTTCAGCATTTCCACTCCGATGTCACCGGATTTTTCCGGATGGAACTGGATGCCGATGATATTGCCTTTTCCTACGACGGCGGGCACCGTCACGCCGTATTCTGCCGTAGCGATCGTACTGTCCGTTTCGGTCGCCATGAAACTGTGTACGAAATACACATCCTTACCGTCAAGTGCCGGGGAGGTGCTCTCAAGCGTGTTCCAGCCGAGGTGCGGCACGGGGTGGGGCGTCTCCATCCTGGCGATTCTGCCTGCAAGCAGTCCAAGCCCTTGTGCATTGCCTTCCTCGCTCTCTTCGAACAGCAGCTGCATGCCGAGGCAGATTCCGATGAACCGCTTCGTCTCCGCCAGCTTCAGCAGATCCTCCCTGATGCCGAGGCGGGTGATGGTCTCCATTGCATTGCCGAAGTGTCCGACGCCCGGCAGCAGGATGGCTTCACATTCCGCCAGGTCTTCGTACTTGCTTGAAAGGATATACTCATATCCAAGCTTCTCGAGCGCATTCTTTATGTTCTGTATATTGCCGAGCGAATAGTCGATGATGCCGATCATTCGATGACACCCTTTGAAGAGGGGATGCCGGCGTCACTCGGAGCGAGGGCCGCCTTCAGGCTCCGGGCGAACGCCTTGAAGACCGCTTCGATTTCATGATGAGTGTTGCCGCCCTTCAGCAGGTCGATATGGAGCGTCATGCGGCTGTTCATGCTGACCGCATTGAAGAACTCCATGACGAGTTCAGTGTCGAACGTGCCGACGGTCTCCTTCGAGAATGCCGCCTGGAAGTTCAGGTGAGGCCGGCCGGAGAGGTCGAGCACTACACGCGCAAGGGATTCGTCCATCGGGATGTATGTCGTGCCGTAGCGCTGGTAGGATTCTTTTTGCACGTAGAGTTCACGCAGCATCTGACCCAGTATGATGCCGACATCCTCTACAGTATGGTGGGCATCGACCTCAAGGTCGCCATCCGCTTCCACTTCGAGATAGAGGCCCGAGTGGAAGCTGAACAGTGTGAGCATATGGTCGAAGAAGCCCACTCCCGTCGAAATGGAGGAGTCCCTGAATGATTTTTCGTCATCGAGTGATATGGAAATCTTCGTCTCCTTTGTTGCTCTTTCCTTCTTGATCATATTGATTGCTCCATTCTTTGATTAATTGGTTGAGCTCGTCGTAGTCCTCCGGCCGGATCACCGAGTATCTGACGACATCCCCGAGCGGTGCGGCATCATACATCCTTGGCTGATAGCCATTCTGTAGAAGGTATGTACCGAGTGAACGTGCATGCCTGCCGTATGTGAAGATGAAGTTCGTATGTGATTCGATGATGTTTATTTTACCAGATACCTGGCTGAATGCCTCGACAAGACGCGCTTTCGAGTCAAGCTGGTAGCGCACGAATGCATCGAGGGCCGCCCCATCCCCGAATATCCTGCTCGCCAGATTCAACGACAATGAATTGACGGGGTAGGGGTGGTTGAGCCGGGTGATCTTCCGGAATGTCTCGCCTTCTGCGATGGAGATGCCGACCCTGAGTCCGGCGATG contains the following coding sequences:
- the hisH gene encoding imidazole glycerol phosphate synthase subunit HisH; this translates as MIGIIDYSLGNIQNIKNALEKLGYEYILSSKYEDLAECEAILLPGVGHFGNAMETITRLGIREDLLKLAETKRFIGICLGMQLLFEESEEGNAQGLGLLAGRIARMETPHPVPHLGWNTLESTSPALDGKDVYFVHSFMATETDSTIATAEYGVTVPAVVGKGNIIGIQFHPEKSGDIGVEMLKQAIEGGI
- the hisB gene encoding imidazoleglycerol-phosphate dehydratase HisB is translated as MIKKERATKETKISISLDDEKSFRDSSISTGVGFFDHMLTLFSFHSGLYLEVEADGDLEVDAHHTVEDVGIILGQMLRELYVQKESYQRYGTTYIPMDESLARVVLDLSGRPHLNFQAAFSKETVGTFDTELVMEFFNAVSMNSRMTLHIDLLKGGNTHHEIEAVFKAFARSLKAALAPSDAGIPSSKGVIE